A region of Myxococcus stipitatus DSM 14675 DNA encodes the following proteins:
- a CDS encoding rhodanese-like domain-containing protein yields MPPASTPFSFVLETPAAPPEEARRHFLAKLSVETDSADLHLDLERGKPGIVVVDVRSPEAYAERHIPGALSLPARTISESSTAHLDKQDVLITYCWSPGCNGSTKAAARLAALGFRVKELIGGIEYWVKEGHPTQGTAPQGQAVYPERPTR; encoded by the coding sequence ATGCCCCCCGCCAGCACGCCCTTCTCCTTCGTCCTCGAGACTCCCGCTGCGCCGCCCGAGGAGGCCCGCCGCCACTTCCTGGCGAAGCTCTCCGTGGAGACGGACTCCGCGGACCTCCACCTGGACCTCGAACGCGGCAAGCCCGGCATCGTCGTCGTGGATGTCCGCTCGCCGGAGGCCTACGCGGAGCGCCACATCCCCGGCGCCCTGAGCCTGCCCGCGCGGACCATTTCCGAGAGCTCGACGGCGCACCTGGACAAGCAGGACGTCCTCATCACCTACTGCTGGAGCCCCGGCTGCAACGGCTCCACCAAGGCCGCCGCGCGGCTGGCCGCGCTGGGCTTCCGCGTGAAGGAGCTCATCGGCGGAATCGAGTACTGGGTGAAGGAGGGCCACCCCACCCAGGGCACGGCGCCCCAAGGCCAGGCCGTGTACCCCGAACGTCCGACGCGCTGA
- a CDS encoding glutathione S-transferase family protein yields the protein MTQLTLVVGSKNHSSWSLRPYMALAQTGQPFQEEVIYLDRPDTAERIARVSPSGHVPLLRHGDLVIWDSLAICEYLAETFPEARLWPESREARAVARAVTAEMHSGFEALRQHMGMNLRARKPGQGRTPEAMAAVRRVQHIWNDCRARFGKGGPYLFGHFTIADAFYTPVATRFITYDVSLDPVCDAYRDALVSHPSFLKWAEAARSEPPVPKYE from the coding sequence ATGACCCAGCTCACCCTCGTTGTTGGTTCGAAGAACCACTCCTCGTGGTCGCTCCGTCCGTACATGGCGCTCGCCCAGACGGGGCAGCCCTTCCAGGAGGAGGTCATCTACCTGGACCGGCCGGACACCGCGGAGCGCATCGCCCGCGTCTCGCCCAGCGGGCACGTGCCGCTGCTCAGGCACGGTGACCTCGTCATCTGGGACTCGCTGGCCATCTGCGAGTACCTGGCGGAGACCTTCCCGGAGGCCCGCTTGTGGCCCGAGTCGCGCGAGGCTCGCGCGGTGGCGCGCGCCGTGACGGCGGAGATGCACTCGGGCTTCGAGGCGCTGCGCCAGCACATGGGCATGAACCTGCGCGCGCGCAAGCCGGGCCAGGGCCGGACCCCCGAAGCCATGGCGGCCGTCCGCCGCGTCCAGCACATCTGGAATGACTGCCGCGCCCGCTTCGGCAAGGGGGGGCCGTACCTCTTCGGCCACTTCACCATCGCGGACGCCTTCTACACGCCCGTGGCCACGCGCTTCATCACCTACGACGTGTCGCTGGACCCCGTGTGCGACGCGTACCGGGACGCGCTGGTCTCCCACCCCAGCTTCCTCAAGTGGGCGGAGGCCGCCCGGAGCGAGCCCCCCGTTCCGAAGTACGAGTAG
- a CDS encoding glycosyltransferase family 2 protein, with amino-acid sequence MKLGGYVLHRDNRDTLEPCLRSLLSLCDEVVALDTGATDGSAELARSMGARSVPHAWRGYGAARVAAVEALSPCDYVFFLDSDESLEPEALQALRAWKESAPTAAVYRLPRRDWAEVDGHRFLFRTQWRARLVRREKAVWHARHIVHEALPKMRGGRVQAPIDHRFATSVARRSAKEERYALLWALRAFSESRRLKPVAVQRVASWVRDCVLSGALFRGGSNASRLAWAVAGYHSAKYAYLRELRQGRYPELARTYAEGRYDELFTRVREGRLD; translated from the coding sequence ATGAAGTTGGGGGGCTACGTCCTTCACCGCGACAACCGGGACACGCTGGAGCCGTGCCTGCGCTCGCTGCTGTCGCTGTGCGACGAGGTGGTGGCGCTGGACACGGGCGCCACGGATGGCTCCGCGGAGCTGGCGCGCTCGATGGGGGCGCGCTCGGTGCCGCATGCGTGGCGCGGCTATGGCGCGGCGCGCGTGGCCGCGGTGGAGGCGCTGTCGCCGTGTGACTACGTCTTCTTCCTGGACTCGGACGAGTCGCTGGAGCCCGAGGCCCTCCAGGCCCTGCGCGCGTGGAAGGAGTCCGCGCCCACCGCCGCCGTGTACCGGCTGCCCCGGCGCGACTGGGCGGAGGTGGACGGACACCGCTTCCTCTTCCGCACCCAGTGGCGCGCGCGGCTGGTGCGGCGGGAGAAGGCGGTGTGGCACGCGCGGCACATCGTGCATGAGGCGCTGCCCAAGATGCGGGGGGGCCGCGTGCAGGCGCCCATCGACCACCGCTTCGCCACGTCGGTGGCGCGCAGGAGCGCGAAGGAGGAGCGCTACGCGCTCTTGTGGGCCCTGCGCGCGTTCTCCGAGTCGCGCAGGCTCAAGCCCGTGGCCGTGCAGCGCGTGGCCTCGTGGGTGCGCGACTGCGTGCTGAGCGGCGCGCTGTTCCGCGGAGGCTCCAACGCCTCGCGGCTGGCGTGGGCCGTGGCGGGCTACCACTCCGCGAAGTACGCGTACCTCCGCGAGCTGCGCCAGGGCCGTTATCCGGAGCTGGCGCGCACCTACGCGGAGGGACGCTACGACGAGCTCTTCACCCGCGTGCGCGAGGGACGGCTCGACTGA
- a CDS encoding HAD family hydrolase yields MAEVKAVLLDLGNVLVFHDNVLLFSRLGACAGMQPHEVSQRLMGAGWTAANRGLLDAEGIRQSVCGALNMKLPMAEFAPLWSSHFTPHEAVLPRIESLVGKVKLVLVSNTNALHAAYLRPRLPLLKHFTSLVMSCEVGSVKPEPDIYRIALERAGCEPGEAAFFDDLPEFVEAANAMGMRGHLFTTAAAFDAQLGALGL; encoded by the coding sequence ATGGCGGAGGTGAAGGCGGTCCTGCTGGACCTGGGCAATGTCCTCGTCTTCCACGACAACGTCCTGCTGTTCTCCCGGCTGGGCGCGTGCGCGGGGATGCAACCCCATGAGGTGTCCCAGCGGCTGATGGGCGCCGGGTGGACGGCGGCGAACCGGGGCCTGCTGGACGCGGAGGGCATCCGGCAGAGCGTGTGCGGGGCGCTGAACATGAAGCTGCCCATGGCGGAGTTCGCGCCGCTGTGGAGCAGCCACTTCACGCCGCACGAAGCGGTGCTCCCTCGAATCGAGTCCCTGGTCGGGAAGGTGAAGCTGGTGCTGGTGTCCAACACCAACGCGCTTCACGCCGCCTACCTGCGCCCCCGGCTGCCGTTGCTCAAGCACTTCACCTCGCTGGTGATGAGCTGCGAGGTGGGGAGCGTCAAGCCGGAGCCGGACATCTACCGCATCGCGCTGGAGCGCGCCGGGTGTGAGCCGGGCGAGGCGGCCTTCTTCGACGACCTGCCGGAGTTCGTGGAGGCGGCCAACGCGATGGGGATGCGCGGCCACCTCTTCACCACCGCGGCCGCGTTCGACGCGCAGCTGGGAGCCCTGGGACTATGA
- a CDS encoding host attachment protein, which produces MADAKLWILVGNASRARLFATDAKAEADWSLVEEFHHDESRAKSEFLRDQPDNPNAGTLHGPPGENEPQGRRELEHERFARELSGVLDRGHDRHAFDKLVIAAPPEFLGRLRKALSTRVRQRVLLDVGSDYSTVPARDLPERVPLL; this is translated from the coding sequence ATGGCGGACGCAAAGCTCTGGATTCTCGTGGGGAACGCAAGCCGGGCAAGGCTCTTCGCGACGGACGCGAAGGCGGAGGCGGACTGGAGTCTGGTCGAGGAGTTCCACCATGACGAGAGCCGGGCCAAGAGCGAGTTCCTGCGCGACCAGCCAGACAACCCGAACGCCGGCACCCTGCACGGCCCCCCGGGGGAGAACGAGCCCCAGGGCCGCCGAGAGCTGGAGCATGAGCGCTTCGCCCGGGAGCTGTCCGGCGTCCTGGACCGGGGGCATGACCGGCACGCCTTCGACAAGCTCGTCATCGCCGCGCCGCCGGAGTTCCTCGGCCGGCTGCGCAAGGCCCTGAGCACGCGGGTGCGACAGCGGGTGTTGCTGGATGTGGGCTCGGACTACTCCACGGTGCCGGCCCGGGACCTGCCGGAGCGGGTCCCCCTCCTGTAG
- a CDS encoding S46 family peptidase, producing the protein MDRALLALGLLMALPAVADEGMWTYDAFPVEAVSKAHGFTPTQAWLDKVRLGSVRLAGGCSASFVSPEGLVMTNHHCIRGCIEDLSSPKEDLLAKGFLARTPAQERRCPKVEANQLVKMTDVTARMNTATKGLTGAAFNTALKREMSAVESECTTSTDVRCDVVTLFNGGKYHLYEYRRFQDVRLVFAPEFSMAAFGGDPDNFNFPRFGYDVAFMRVWKDDAPAKSPDYLPWAKQGAKEGDLVFVSGHPGGTDRKVTVAELESHRDVYLPYMTMMLSETRGMLRSFAASSPERYRVTRARLRAVENGLKALRGRHQALADPALFTRKRQEEAELRQRVDANADLRAATAGAWDETAKALDEYRRLMPEYRMKEAGDAFSGELYALARHLVRAAEELPKPNAARLREYTDAQVPSLRQQLLRPAPIAKELDEALLAFGLGRLRETLGADDPFVREVLGTESPEGLARALVRGTKLGDVKARQVLLEGGKAAVEASKDPMVLFARKVDAQARAVRNRYEDTVEAVLKRNGERLAKARLAVYGTSGYPDATFTLRLNAGQVKGWDENGRPVAALTTFGGAYARHTGKDPFKLPDSWLKARGKVPDATPLDVATTNDIIGGNSGSPLVDRDGRVVGLIFDGNLHSLGSRYAYVPETHRAVAVHGDGLIAALEHVYGAGHVVRELRAASEAAASPAK; encoded by the coding sequence GTGGACCGTGCATTGCTCGCACTCGGCTTGCTCATGGCCCTCCCCGCGGTCGCGGACGAGGGCATGTGGACCTATGACGCTTTCCCCGTGGAGGCGGTGAGCAAGGCGCATGGCTTCACGCCCACGCAGGCGTGGTTGGACAAGGTCCGGCTGGGCTCGGTGCGGCTCGCGGGGGGCTGCTCGGCCAGCTTCGTGTCGCCCGAGGGACTGGTGATGACGAATCACCACTGCATCCGCGGATGTATCGAGGACCTGTCCTCGCCCAAGGAGGACCTGCTGGCGAAGGGCTTCCTCGCCCGGACCCCCGCGCAGGAGCGCCGCTGTCCCAAGGTGGAGGCCAACCAGCTGGTGAAGATGACGGACGTCACCGCGCGGATGAACACGGCGACGAAGGGGCTCACCGGCGCGGCCTTCAACACCGCGCTCAAGCGGGAGATGTCCGCGGTGGAGTCCGAGTGCACCACCTCCACCGACGTGCGCTGTGACGTGGTGACGCTGTTCAACGGCGGCAAGTATCACCTCTACGAGTACCGCCGCTTCCAGGACGTGCGCCTGGTGTTCGCGCCGGAGTTCTCCATGGCCGCGTTCGGCGGGGACCCGGACAACTTCAACTTCCCGCGCTTCGGCTACGACGTGGCCTTCATGCGCGTGTGGAAGGACGACGCGCCCGCGAAGAGCCCGGACTACCTGCCGTGGGCGAAGCAGGGCGCGAAGGAAGGCGACCTCGTGTTCGTCTCGGGCCACCCGGGCGGGACGGACCGCAAGGTGACGGTCGCGGAGCTGGAGTCCCATCGCGACGTGTACCTGCCGTACATGACGATGATGCTCTCCGAGACACGCGGCATGCTGAGGTCCTTCGCGGCCAGCTCCCCGGAGCGCTACCGCGTCACCCGCGCGAGGCTGCGCGCGGTGGAGAACGGGCTGAAGGCGCTGCGAGGCCGTCACCAGGCGCTGGCGGACCCCGCGCTGTTCACGCGCAAGCGGCAGGAGGAGGCGGAGCTGCGCCAGCGCGTGGACGCCAACGCCGACCTGAGGGCGGCGACGGCGGGCGCGTGGGACGAGACGGCGAAGGCGCTGGATGAGTACCGCCGCCTGATGCCCGAGTACCGCATGAAGGAGGCCGGGGATGCGTTCTCCGGGGAGCTCTACGCCCTCGCGCGGCACCTGGTGCGCGCCGCCGAGGAGCTGCCCAAGCCCAACGCGGCGCGCCTGCGCGAGTACACCGATGCGCAGGTGCCGTCGCTGCGTCAGCAGCTGCTGCGCCCGGCGCCCATCGCCAAGGAGCTGGATGAGGCGCTGCTGGCGTTCGGCCTGGGCCGGCTGCGCGAGACGCTGGGCGCGGATGACCCGTTCGTGCGCGAGGTGCTGGGCACCGAGTCTCCCGAGGGCCTGGCCCGCGCGCTGGTGCGCGGCACGAAGCTGGGCGACGTGAAGGCGCGGCAGGTGCTGCTCGAGGGCGGCAAGGCGGCGGTGGAGGCGTCCAAGGACCCGATGGTGCTGTTCGCGCGCAAGGTGGACGCGCAGGCGCGCGCGGTGCGCAACCGCTACGAGGACACGGTGGAGGCGGTGCTCAAGCGCAACGGCGAGCGGCTCGCGAAGGCGCGCCTGGCGGTGTACGGCACCTCCGGCTATCCGGACGCGACCTTCACGCTGCGCCTCAACGCGGGACAGGTGAAGGGCTGGGACGAGAATGGCCGTCCGGTGGCGGCGCTCACCACCTTCGGCGGCGCGTATGCGCGGCACACGGGCAAGGACCCCTTCAAGCTGCCGGACTCGTGGCTGAAGGCGCGGGGCAAGGTGCCGGACGCGACGCCGCTGGACGTGGCCACCACCAACGACATCATCGGCGGCAACTCCGGCTCGCCCCTGGTGGACCGGGACGGGCGCGTGGTGGGGCTCATCTTCGACGGCAACCTGCACTCGCTGGGCAGCCGCTATGCGTATGTCCCGGAGACCCACCGCGCCGTGGCCGTGCACGGGGATGGCCTCATCGCCGCCCTGGAGCATGTGTACGGTGCCGGACACGTCGTCCGCGAGCTGCGCGCCGCCAGCGAGGCCGCCGCCTCACCCGCGAAGTAG
- a CDS encoding PLP-dependent aminotransferase family protein, with translation MPKRSAGVSLPFLSLDPEAGEGPLHRRLYERLREAILSGTLAPRSRLPSTRRLCAELGVSRGTVELAFSQLDAEGFLERRVGAGSVVALPEHARRPRTAAVRGGGASSRAGLSKRGRQLSREVLPPEPSDVRPFTPCLPALELFPVKPWARAMARQARLLEPARMTAGDSGGLRVLREAIAAHLGPSRGVRCDWRRVLIFSSTQQALDLTARLLLDEGDGVWLEEPGYLGARVAFSSAGARLHPVPVDEDGLRVDVGLARAPGARLAYVTPSHQYPLGVTMSLTRRLALLEHARASGMWLFEDDYDSEFRYVTRPLAAMQGMDLAGRVLYAGTFNKVMFPALRLAFLVVPEPLVDAFTSARAATEGHVPPLPQAALADFMEAGHYAAHLRQMRLVYAERRDALLDALHREGVDALQPGPSEAGMHLTALLAPGVSEEALIARADERRLGARRLSPLYLGRKAEQGLLLGFSGASPAGLRAAVKTLRGLLPSPRRPASRLSASRPRA, from the coding sequence ATGCCGAAGCGCTCCGCGGGCGTGTCCTTGCCCTTCCTGTCGTTGGACCCCGAGGCGGGAGAGGGGCCGCTCCACCGGCGGCTGTACGAGCGGCTCCGCGAGGCCATCCTCTCGGGGACGCTCGCGCCGCGCAGTCGCCTGCCGTCCACTCGAAGGCTCTGCGCGGAGCTGGGGGTGTCCCGAGGCACGGTGGAGCTCGCCTTCTCGCAATTGGATGCGGAGGGCTTCCTGGAGCGGCGGGTGGGGGCGGGCAGCGTGGTGGCCTTGCCAGAGCATGCGCGGCGGCCTCGCACCGCGGCGGTCCGCGGTGGAGGTGCTTCGTCGCGAGCCGGGCTGTCCAAGCGGGGGAGGCAGCTGTCGCGTGAGGTGCTCCCGCCCGAGCCCAGCGACGTGCGGCCCTTCACGCCCTGCCTGCCCGCGCTGGAGCTCTTCCCCGTGAAGCCGTGGGCGCGTGCGATGGCCCGACAGGCGCGCTTGTTGGAGCCCGCGCGGATGACCGCGGGGGACTCCGGGGGCCTGCGGGTCCTGCGGGAGGCCATCGCCGCGCACCTGGGCCCCTCGCGTGGGGTGCGCTGCGACTGGCGTCGCGTCCTCATCTTCTCCAGCACGCAGCAGGCGCTGGACCTCACCGCGCGGCTGCTCCTGGATGAAGGGGACGGGGTGTGGCTGGAGGAGCCCGGGTATCTCGGCGCCCGCGTGGCCTTCTCCTCGGCCGGCGCGCGGCTGCATCCCGTGCCGGTGGATGAGGACGGGCTGCGCGTGGACGTGGGGCTGGCGCGTGCGCCGGGGGCTCGGCTCGCCTATGTCACGCCCTCGCATCAGTACCCGCTGGGCGTGACGATGAGCCTGACGCGGAGGTTGGCCTTGCTGGAGCATGCGCGGGCCTCCGGCATGTGGCTGTTCGAGGACGACTACGACAGCGAGTTCCGCTACGTGACGCGGCCGCTCGCGGCGATGCAGGGCATGGACCTGGCGGGCCGGGTGCTCTACGCGGGGACCTTCAACAAGGTGATGTTCCCCGCGCTGCGGCTGGCCTTCCTCGTCGTCCCGGAGCCGCTCGTGGACGCCTTCACCTCGGCGAGGGCCGCCACGGAGGGCCATGTCCCCCCGCTGCCCCAGGCCGCGCTGGCGGACTTCATGGAGGCGGGGCACTACGCGGCGCACCTGCGGCAGATGCGGCTGGTGTACGCGGAGCGGCGGGACGCGCTGCTGGATGCGCTCCATCGCGAGGGCGTCGACGCGCTTCAGCCAGGCCCCTCGGAGGCGGGCATGCACCTCACCGCGTTGCTGGCCCCGGGCGTCTCCGAGGAGGCCCTCATCGCCCGCGCGGACGAGCGGCGCCTGGGGGCTCGGCGCTTGTCTCCGCTCTACCTGGGGCGCAAGGCGGAGCAGGGCCTGTTGCTGGGGTTCTCGGGTGCGAGCCCCGCGGGACTGCGCGCGGCCGTGAAGACGCTGCGCGGACTGCTCCCGTCCCCACGGCGCCCGGCCTCGAGACTCAGCGCTTCTCGTCCTCGAGCATGA
- a CDS encoding serine/threonine-protein kinase: MSSSTTKDIPLGTVLRDTYEISGVLGRGGMGTVFLARHLRLPGRQVAIKVLRHDASLGKEVYLRFRREAEIASRLGHPNIVEVIDFDALEDGSPFLVMEHLRGVPLSRRLRKGAPLTLPEVYSIARQMGSALQAAHGAGVVHRDLKPGNVFLVPMEVAGMPVEHVKLLDFGISKIIDSKTVQTQDAILLGTPQYMAPEQATGKNKEVDPRTDIFSFGCMVYEMLARRLPFKDEGILAELIYRIVYDPPEPLAALAPEAPAQVVRAVEKALAKRPEDRFADVSAFIAALTGTPLRTLTPPPDAPRLAPVQAVPQGPTATVQPRPIASPPSRPPTVPAAPRRPPPDRGAAHALAEPVQRATRDESGHAADGQQRLERDAAPLSNGQHRLERAAAVHAVEAPQGPVSRSPESAPVGLFGKSVRVSPPKVPPIVLAPPVPDDALPRPLSLGPPVSALAAKPLPTRPNVSESPAATPPVSEEPDAFPEPETIRSPSHGVVSLSPRQRWVRVAVVMGVLAALGAGLWMLRASRASSRTPPVVPSTGATSRVVPDHGMSRGTSFDA; this comes from the coding sequence ATGAGTTCCTCGACAACGAAAGACATCCCCCTCGGAACGGTGCTGAGGGACACGTACGAGATTTCGGGCGTGCTCGGCCGCGGCGGCATGGGCACGGTGTTCCTGGCGCGCCATCTGCGGCTTCCGGGTCGGCAGGTGGCCATCAAGGTCCTGAGACACGACGCGTCGTTGGGGAAGGAAGTCTATCTGCGCTTCCGGCGGGAGGCGGAGATTGCGTCGCGGCTGGGGCATCCCAACATCGTGGAGGTCATTGACTTCGACGCGCTGGAGGACGGCTCTCCGTTCCTGGTGATGGAGCACCTGCGCGGCGTCCCGCTGTCGCGGCGGCTGCGCAAGGGCGCGCCGCTGACGTTGCCGGAGGTGTATTCGATTGCGAGGCAGATGGGCTCCGCGCTCCAGGCGGCGCACGGGGCGGGTGTGGTGCACCGGGACTTGAAGCCCGGCAACGTGTTCCTGGTGCCCATGGAAGTGGCGGGGATGCCGGTGGAGCACGTGAAGCTGCTCGACTTCGGCATCTCGAAAATCATCGACTCGAAGACGGTGCAGACGCAGGACGCCATCCTGCTGGGCACGCCGCAGTACATGGCCCCGGAGCAGGCGACGGGGAAGAACAAGGAGGTGGACCCGAGGACGGACATCTTCTCGTTCGGGTGCATGGTCTACGAGATGCTGGCGCGCAGGCTGCCCTTCAAGGACGAGGGCATCCTCGCGGAGCTCATCTACCGCATCGTCTATGATCCACCGGAGCCGCTGGCGGCGCTGGCCCCGGAGGCGCCCGCGCAGGTGGTGCGGGCCGTCGAGAAGGCGCTGGCGAAGCGGCCCGAGGACCGGTTCGCGGATGTCAGCGCGTTCATCGCGGCGCTGACGGGGACACCGCTGCGGACGCTGACGCCGCCGCCGGATGCGCCCAGGCTCGCGCCCGTCCAGGCCGTGCCGCAGGGCCCCACGGCGACGGTGCAGCCCCGTCCCATCGCGTCTCCCCCGTCGCGGCCTCCCACCGTTCCCGCCGCTCCCCGTCGGCCTCCTCCTGACCGCGGTGCGGCGCATGCGCTGGCGGAGCCCGTCCAGCGGGCCACGCGCGATGAGTCGGGCCACGCGGCGGACGGGCAGCAACGCCTGGAGCGCGATGCCGCGCCGCTCTCCAACGGACAGCACCGTCTGGAGCGAGCCGCCGCCGTGCACGCGGTGGAGGCGCCGCAGGGACCTGTCTCGCGCTCGCCCGAGTCCGCCCCCGTGGGGCTCTTCGGGAAGTCGGTCCGCGTCTCTCCGCCCAAGGTCCCGCCCATCGTGCTCGCGCCGCCCGTGCCGGACGACGCGCTCCCGCGCCCGCTCTCGCTGGGGCCTCCCGTGTCCGCCCTGGCGGCGAAGCCGCTCCCCACACGGCCGAACGTGAGCGAGTCCCCCGCCGCGACACCTCCCGTCTCGGAGGAGCCCGACGCGTTCCCCGAGCCGGAGACGATTCGCTCTCCCTCGCACGGCGTCGTTTCGCTCAGCCCGCGTCAGCGCTGGGTCCGGGTCGCGGTGGTGATGGGCGTGCTCGCGGCCTTGGGTGCGGGGCTCTGGATGCTGCGCGCCTCCCGCGCATCCTCACGGACCCCCCCCGTCGTGCCTTCGACGGGCGCCACGTCGAGAGTCGTTCCTGACCACGGCATGTCTCGAGGCACGAGCTTCGACGCCTGA
- a CDS encoding esterase/lipase family protein: protein MAAKHHIYLVPGFFGFINLGELVYFGHALDYLKAELARRGMGESEVVIVLSHPTASIRTRAADLLKAVQETAGGDDGPIHLVGHSTGGLDARLFVSPGAQLAEGLELEPFARRVRSVVTVSTPHAGTPLASFFLGLFGQRLLKLLSLFTVYVLRFGRLPLRVVFRFGHLMARVDDQLGWKQTLLDQLYDQLLGDFSSERRDAVAKFLSDVGNDTSLIPQLTPEGIDLFNASTVDRPGVRYGSVVTQARPPSLRTRLSAGLDPYAQLTHTIYAFVYGQTQRMPLTALPPHTPAQSAALIQAYGAMPGPTACDGIVPTRSQVYGRVLAAVRADHLDAIGHFDQPAHQPPHVDWLISGSGFRRPQFEAMWKSITDFMLEDEKR, encoded by the coding sequence ATGGCCGCGAAGCACCACATCTATCTCGTCCCTGGGTTTTTCGGGTTCATCAACCTGGGCGAGCTTGTCTACTTCGGACACGCGCTCGACTACCTGAAGGCGGAGCTGGCCCGACGGGGAATGGGGGAGTCGGAGGTCGTCATCGTCCTGTCGCATCCGACGGCGTCCATCCGGACGCGGGCGGCGGACCTGCTCAAGGCGGTCCAGGAGACGGCGGGCGGAGATGACGGCCCCATCCATCTGGTGGGGCACTCGACGGGTGGACTGGACGCACGGCTGTTCGTCAGCCCGGGGGCGCAGCTCGCGGAGGGACTGGAGCTGGAGCCCTTCGCGCGGCGGGTGCGCTCGGTGGTGACGGTGTCCACGCCGCATGCGGGCACGCCGCTGGCCTCGTTCTTCCTGGGGCTGTTCGGTCAGCGGCTCCTGAAGCTGCTCTCGCTGTTCACCGTGTACGTGCTGCGCTTCGGACGGCTGCCGCTGCGCGTGGTGTTCCGCTTCGGGCACCTGATGGCTCGCGTGGATGACCAGCTCGGCTGGAAGCAGACCCTGCTGGACCAGCTCTATGACCAGCTGCTGGGAGACTTCTCCTCCGAGCGGCGCGACGCGGTGGCGAAGTTCCTGAGCGACGTGGGCAACGACACGTCGCTGATTCCACAGCTCACGCCGGAGGGCATCGACCTGTTCAACGCGAGCACGGTGGACCGGCCCGGCGTGCGCTACGGCTCGGTGGTGACGCAGGCCCGCCCGCCGTCGCTGCGCACGCGCCTGTCGGCGGGACTGGACCCCTACGCGCAGCTCACGCACACCATCTACGCCTTCGTGTACGGACAGACGCAGCGGATGCCGCTGACCGCGCTCCCGCCGCACACGCCCGCGCAGTCGGCCGCGCTGATTCAAGCGTATGGCGCGATGCCCGGCCCCACCGCGTGTGACGGCATCGTGCCCACGCGCTCCCAGGTCTACGGACGCGTGCTCGCGGCGGTGCGCGCGGACCACCTGGACGCCATCGGCCACTTCGACCAGCCCGCGCACCAGCCTCCGCACGTGGACTGGCTCATCTCCGGCTCCGGCTTCCGTCGGCCCCAGTTCGAGGCCATGTGGAAGAGCATCACGGACTTCATGCTCGAGGACGAGAAGCGCTGA
- a CDS encoding adenylate/guanylate cyclase domain-containing protein encodes MVVEAPELGKLAAILFTGIEAVVRQSWRDEALQQVVREEHALLVRELLPRHGGREVKRLDDGFLLEFEGGPSAVDFGLELQRALEARNGVVAADRRVVMRVGVHVGLVVHRDGDVFGEGVNLAARIEALARPGTLYVSESVARQVEGHLTSPPVRLGRGEMKNIRLPVAVYRIDPPDSSHRKPWLSRMRSLLSRGTTAH; translated from the coding sequence ATGGTGGTGGAGGCACCCGAGCTGGGAAAACTGGCGGCCATCCTGTTCACGGGCATCGAGGCCGTGGTCCGTCAGTCCTGGCGTGATGAAGCGCTCCAACAGGTGGTGCGCGAGGAGCACGCGTTACTCGTCCGTGAGTTGCTACCGCGTCACGGCGGCCGTGAGGTGAAGCGGCTCGATGATGGCTTCCTGCTCGAGTTCGAGGGCGGGCCGTCCGCGGTGGACTTCGGGCTGGAGCTCCAGCGCGCGCTCGAGGCGCGCAACGGCGTGGTGGCCGCCGACCGCCGCGTCGTCATGCGCGTGGGGGTGCACGTCGGCTTGGTGGTGCACCGCGACGGCGACGTCTTCGGTGAGGGTGTCAACCTGGCGGCGCGCATCGAAGCGCTCGCGAGGCCCGGCACGCTCTATGTCAGCGAATCCGTGGCAAGGCAGGTCGAAGGACATCTCACCTCTCCGCCCGTGCGCCTGGGCCGAGGCGAGATGAAGAACATCCGTCTCCCCGTCGCCGTCTACCGCATCGACCCGCCCGACAGCAGCCACCGCAAGCCCTGGCTGTCGCGCATGCGCTCGCTGTTGAGTCGCGGCACCACGGCGCACTGA